TGGGTACGTTGCCATTGTTGCGGACGCATCGTATCAGGGTGCCAGCGGCGGACAACCCCGTAACGTGGACAAACCTGCGAATCGTATCGAGGACATCCGGGGAATGGCCGATTTCATCACTCACTATCAAGGTGTCAATGCCAATCAACTGGGATTACTTGGTATTTGCGGAGGAGGAGGTTACTCTTTAAAGGCCGCGCAAACCGATAAACGTTTCAAAGCAGTAGCTACACTTAGCATGTTCAATTCGGGGGAAGTGCGGCGCAACGGATTTATGAATTCCGGTTTATCAACCATTCAGGAACGGCTGAAAGAGGCCACAGAAGCCCGCGCTTTAGAAGCAGCCGGAGGAAAAATCCTTTATGCTTCCGATACGGAAATAACCGACGAGATGGCCGATAAAATGCCTTTCGATTTGTATCGCGAAGGTCATTACTATTACCATAGAACTCATGCTCATCCGAATTCAACGTTCCGCTTTACCATGAGCAGTTTGCTCGATTTGATGGAATTTGACGTTACTACCAATATGGATTTGATAAATCAGCCTTTGTTGATGATGGCAGGAAGCAAAGCTGACACCTATTACATGACCGACAGCGCATTCAAACTTGCCACCGGAACAAAAGAAAAAGAGTTGTTTTTAATTCCGGGAGCCACACATATTCAAACTTACTATGTTCCCGAATATGTTAACAGGGCTGTCGGTAAACTCAACGAATTTTTTGGAAAATATCTCTAACCAATAAAAATACAATAATGAAGAGGATTATAATTTTTATCACTTTAACGGTCGTGTTCCTGATTGGAAACTTAAGCCTTGCAAATTCACAGGTACTGACCGCCAACGTTCCGATGTTAAAACTGAATAATGGCATAGCAATGCCCCAATTCGGACTCGGCACCTTTACGGCCACAAATGAAGCA
This portion of the Lascolabacillus massiliensis genome encodes:
- a CDS encoding alpha/beta hydrolase, which encodes MKTKIKIFLLTIMFISASVAAQNPSKPANPFGLVYGGAITENVNGKVNIHPVTYKLNGIDISANIYTPANYDPSKKHPAIVVAHPNGGVKEQVAGLYAQRLAESGYVAIVADASYQGASGGQPRNVDKPANRIEDIRGMADFITHYQGVNANQLGLLGICGGGGYSLKAAQTDKRFKAVATLSMFNSGEVRRNGFMNSGLSTIQERLKEATEARALEAAGGKILYASDTEITDEMADKMPFDLYREGHYYYHRTHAHPNSTFRFTMSSLLDLMEFDVTTNMDLINQPLLMMAGSKADTYYMTDSAFKLATGTKEKELFLIPGATHIQTYYVPEYVNRAVGKLNEFFGKYL